The genomic segment GTTCAACTTCCTATCCACTATATTTTTTCTTGTTGGCTTCGACTAAAACCCTGTTAGCCACAATCGATGCTTGGAGCTGCTCGAGTGTGACCACAACCTCTGACATGGTCGGTCGGTTCCTGGGATCCGTGTTGAGGCATCGTAGCGCGAGAACAGCCAAGAACTGTGCATCCTTTTTAGGATACTGACCTCCCAATCTTGAATCCATGATTCTCAACATTTTTCTCTTGTCATTTAGGAATGGTTTTGCCCAATCCACCAAAGTTTCGTCGGCTCCACCAACGTTCTCGTCTCCAAGTGCTCGTTTCCCTGATAGCAGCTCCAGCAACACAACACCGTAGCTGTATACATCACATTTTGAAGTCAAGCGACCTACAATACAACATGAAATTACGTGATTCAGTCATAAagaatatatcataattttaatagTATCAAAGGTTATTCTATAACATATACTTCGGtttctaaaaaaatatgcaTGTATTACAGAGATTGTCTTCTTAAAAGGGATGATGGTTTCCCTATTTCTCTTATTAGGTCAGAGCTGGTTAGATTCGATGGCTCTATTTTCACATAAAAACAAACCTGTTGCTACGTATTCTGGTGCAGCATAGCCTTTGGTTCCTATGACCCGAGTTGAAACATGAGTTCTGTCGCCTTTAGGACCAGCTCTTGCTAAACCAAAGTCGGAAAGTTTTGCATTGAATTCCtatgaaaaaaaaacataaaatatgatGAATAACATATAGAGATGGCCCTGCAAAGTATCAAGAGTTACAGGTTGAATTTTGTTATACCGAATCAAGAAGTACATTGGATGCCTTCAAGTCCCGGTATATCACATTGGCATCTAGGCTATGCAGGTAAGATAACCCTCGAGCAACATCTACAGCAATTCGTGTTCGTGTAGTCCAAGTCATAAGTTGTGCTCCTTCTGAAATCATTACAAAATTTCTCCGctataaataaattgaaactAGAGCCAagtaaatgaaaataaataaataaataaaacaaaccAATTTAGATGATCCACTTACTTTTAAATAAGTGATTTTCCAAGCTTCCTTTTGGCATGTACTCGTAGACTAAAAGCCTGTACTCAGATTCAGCGCAGTAGCCAATCAGCTTCACAAGATTTTCGTGGTGTAGAAGACTTAAACAGTTAAGTTCCGTCTGTTAGAGAAGTGGGATCACAAAAAGATTAGTTTTTTACGATTTTCCAAATGTAATTGATGGAAAAATTAGCTAGTCTTTTACGAACTTACAAGCCATTCCCTGTGGCCTTGATAACTTTCGGATTTGagttttttgacagcaactacCATCCCGGTTCCTGGTTTGCAGGGGGTTAAAGTTTGCTCGTCTATCCATCCTTTGAAAACGAGCCCAAATCCACCCTCTCCAAGAAGGCTATCGAACCGAAAATTTCTGGTGGCATTCTTTAGATCATTGAAAGTAAAGGATCTGAGAGTGCTGGAGGGAAACCGCCCGAATTTCGATGCAGCAATAGCACTGAATAATAAGCCTGAATGACTTGGCTGGTTCAAAGAATATAAATTGTCCAGTGTTGTATGTCCTGGTGGGATCTTGTCTGAAAAATGAACAAGTTGAACAAGTGAATACAAGATTACTTGTTTTTTAAGgctaacataaaaaaaattgcacATATCTGCTGCAAATCAGACATTTAATCATCTTTGTCGTATGATATAATGTTTTGGTGTCAGTTCATTGCAGAACTTAGCTAAGCCAAATGAAAGATGTCAAATAATCAAGAAAACCAAGGCGCCTTGGAACTTCGCAAATGTATGAAATCAACTTGTGAATGTGAATTAGATGCCTCGAGCCAAACTAGCAAACTGATTTCGAGCTCAAAGTAATGATACACAAGATCAAGCTCGAGATTGAATCGGGCCATCTTCACAAGCACATGAGCCGACTGAATTCATATCGTAGCTGTGCTACGCATCCAACACCACATTCTTACAACTTCCACCATCTAATTCAATTATTCAACAGAAAATATTGTGAAAATTGCTACAAATTTTGTAAGTACTCTATTTTACTTCAAAACACACAATTCCCTCGATAATTCTTCCTTTTATCAGAGCATCTGTTAGACATGAAATGGGTCTCCCAgcgcataaaaaaaaatttcttgtacCAACCCTGTAAGCATTCTCTTCAATCAGACATTGCAGTACATTAGAAATGGCAAACATTAGGAACTTATGTGACCCAATACATACAAAATTCTTGTCCCAATCTTCTGGCATAAACAGAAATCCAACACTAACTAGCAAGATAATCAAGAAAACCCAATCATGAGCCAATTCTTGCATAAAAGCCTATACCTGAGAATTGCCCGGAAGAAGCAGGAGCAAGTTTAGTAGGTTTCTGGAGGCAAATCCCCATGACCGGAATTCAAAGAGACCACCTTCAAATCCTCAAAAAGGTTGATTTATTTCAAGAGAAAGAAGATAAGGACCTGTTTTTCATTTGCAAATTCTTGCGTTTAGGGAGGAGAGACCATTAAAGACAGCAGCCTCAACTTAGTCAAGGTTCTGAAAATTAAATCTTTGAATACAATCGCAATAATGCACGTTTTCTCTATTTATATTGGTTCAAGTATGACACGAATGACTTTATAATAAACTAAGAAACTTCCTTTAATATTTTggtatagatattttaaaaataaggcTGCATCGAATTCATTCTGCTGACCTCTCAAATGCCCATACTTTTGGTTTAATGGTGACATttcattatacatatatataatacttttcgaaatacttatttttttatgaaagaaGATATtgtgtgcaataattgtccctgcttgatagagcgatcgaaccgtggtgcttgagctgttgtgcgctTTAagagatttgagttgcaccattaccaccagttatagcttttgataaagtggcaagcgctcggtcctacaattggtatcagagccaaggtcacgagttcgattctcatttattgcaaggagtgcaattattgggagggcgATTGTTGGATGCAATAATTATCCCTGTTCGGTAGAgagatcgaaccgtggtgcttgagctgctgtgcgatttaaaaaatttgagttgcatcattatcaccagctatagcttttggtaaagcgacaagcTCGTTCCTAAAAAAAAATATGGACATTTCCTTATTTGATTATTTGTCGACAAGTGAGTCTAGATTTTGCTACAAAATTGTCCACGCTTGACAAATAAGGCACTTTAGACTATAATATTTCTAGAGACAATTTTCAAGAttagtgttttttttatttggaaAAATAGGACTTCCCAGGTATTTCAATACATGACGGAgtcttttttgaaaaaaataaaaataaaaaacacacAAAATGGGAAAAAGAACTTGGACCAAGCACTTATTTAAAATGTTGTGCAACAAAATATATGAATATATGTGttatatatacaaatatatatttaaattttaattatttgattcaTTTACACCCGAATCGCCCCCTCTATCCTATGAAGAAGGGTTTGAAgtctatttttcatttaatcAATGAACaaagtattaattaatttaatcatctGATTTATTAATGGGAAAGTACAGGTGGAAAGCTAAGTGAGTTAGCGTGTAGAATTGTATATGggaatttttagtatttaataataaaaaattaacattATATCTTGTTAGTTTTGATTTGAAGTGGCCCTCGAGTTtacattattatattataaataattagatCGTCGGAGTAActatttgatttttctaaagattgtaaaaaaaaattcctcaaAATACACCTCGTCAAAACTCCATTATAATAtctgatttgaaaaaaaaaataaatatatatatatatattggaattTCAAGTATACTGATTTTATATAAAGTACATAATATATACATTGTtggattaattttatttatatgagcttatatgtgaataattatgtgttgtTATTTGTAtattaagttaagcccaaaTAAAGTTATCAATTACTGTTTCGGGTTATTGAgttttaatgtatctaatatgTTATTAGCCTTTAATGTATAGatatataaaagtaattttatttttttttatgacgagctaaaataaaatattagaagataatgataaacattatctatataTGGGTCAGCGTGATGATGTTGCATATTCTCTttcccattaagaaaatagttcataaaaaaaaaactaaataattaTCTCAAAGAGAAAAGAGCGTAAATTCGAAAACCAAGACACATTCTAAATAATTAAGGATTGTGATTTCATATACGCTTTcgctttaattttaattttaagtcaAATTCTTTAAAATTTAGCATCACAGATGACGtggtttatggaattttttctCACATATATTTCATTGAATAACGTACATAAATTCAATCAAGACTCATCAATATATATTTCTTCCGTGTAATCTTGGTTTAGGCTACCAATATCCAACCAAAATAGTACATATATCAACTTCGAAAATACATATGCTTGCAAGACAATGACAATTGGCTGTCCCTATACATTATAGTCTTAAGACAAATCAAACAAATATAATGAAGTAAATCAAAGTgtaaataaatcaaaacttaTGATTGACGTAGAAGACTACGTGAGCTTTTAGTAAATAgtcagattttttatttttcataccAATACTTTGTCAAGTGAAATTATCGCAGATGATTTATTCATTTCGGTATACTTGACTAGCGTAGTTTGCAGACTGTTACGCAATTTTGGAGGTTTATTTAGCACACGCCGAAAATTATCGTTGTTATAGTTGTTGTGTCCCTATTAAAAGAGCTCACAATATAAAATCTCGTGCTTACGACACACAAAGAAACACTATAACTTGTGACTGTTATTTGTACATGTTATTTTTCTTGTGTAggatttgagataaaattttataCACACTTTGAGAGCGTTGCTTCATATCACATATATATAAGATTCTTGTACCATCTATAAAATTTTACTGGTATTTTGAGTTATGAGatgcaaattcataatttaTCGAAATAATTTTCAAAAGACTAAAGTACTCAAGTAGTCTAATTCTCTCATCCTAATTAAAGTCACACAATTGCTAAATTTGAATAATATTCTACAGATCACAGATGTAGTCTGAAAGCGTATCCGAGCTtcggcaaaaacttgtatgagatggtctcacggatcgtattttgtgagacagacctcttatttgagttatccatgaaaaaatattactttttatgctaatagtattactttttattgtgaatatcggtagggttgacccctctcataaataaagattcgtgagaccgtctcacaagaaacctactcctGGGTTTCTCGTGTCTGTGACTGTTTACACCCACCTCTGTCTAAATATATTTATACTCTGTCTAAATATATTTATActctttaaaataataaattattaatttatcgaTTAATTGATATATatctaaattaataaaatttcatgatctcaaaattattaatttataaaagcTTTACTGTGCGATGATTTAGAGTCACTCAAAAACATTTAAGTATATTAGTTAATTTTCCGAGCTTCTAGAAAGAAATTGAACTCAAACTAGACTTGATTCCCAATCTGAACACAAACAGTTAGGGTACATGGCAGTTTCCTATAATGCGGCCTGAATGACCAAGACAAGCGCAAGCATGCAAAAGTTTGAATTTGGCCTCAATTAATCTTTCAGCTTGTCTCGAAATATAAGACTAATTTGGCTTGGActaggaaaataaaataaaatttgacttGAATTTGGCTAGACTAAAAGTGTGAATTTGAGACAGTTCAATTGATCCAGAATTTATTATCGAACATGTTTGAACCGAGTCGAGTTAGTTTAAACAAATTTCGTTTCaatcaaattaataaaaaataataaataattagagCTCGAGTTCAGATAAAAGATTTTTCAGCTTGGATTTGTATCCCCCAATTTTATTACGTAAACAAAAAAAGCCAAATGTTGCGATGAAGATTCAAAAGCTTCTCTTATCATAAGTTTATCGACCacttttgatttttatttatgaatctTAAAGTGAGATTTAAGATAActtagttattttttttttaattttgtggaatttaaattgatatttaattttttttttattttgtggtAGGTAATTTCGAGGATTTTGATTTTCGGAAAAATTCTTGTGACCAGCCCGAACCCGTATGGGCTCGAGACTTCGATTGGCCTTCATCGGTGATAGGTCCACGGGCTTCCAAAATCCCGCTAAGAAGTCCAGTCCATGATTGGATTATGGGGAGTACAAGTTGCTGAATCGAGTACGAAAGCCACGTACTTCCGAAGTACAATCAATCGAATCCTGTAATACATATCATAGGCAAAAGTACCAAGACGCAGTAGTACATTGAAAAGTCTGATGTTCTATTTAATCGCGAGAAATTCAGACTATAATTGCACCAAATTTTGgctaatgaattcaagaaagTCAGGTGGAGGAGGCCAACAGGGGTGTCATGAGATCACACACAAGTGGCCGTTCGTATTTTATCTACTCATATGAGACACAGAATGTTCGTTGTGTTTCATCGATCGACTGATTTGTGTGTTCTCAGGTCGCCCCTGCAGGACTTTCATGCACTTTTTCGACAAACTCGGGAGAGGTTAATCAAATGGAAACTTGATGAATTATATattgtgatttttataaacttacTTGGTGCATTTGTGAGTTTTATAAGT from the Primulina tabacum isolate GXHZ01 chromosome 16, ASM2559414v2, whole genome shotgun sequence genome contains:
- the LOC142528209 gene encoding putative serine/threonine-protein kinase PBL18, which gives rise to MGICLQKPTKLAPASSGQFSDKIPPGHTTLDNLYSLNQPSHSGLLFSAIAASKFGRFPSSTLRSFTFNDLKNATRNFRFDSLLGEGGFGLVFKGWIDEQTLTPCKPGTGMVVAVKKLKSESYQGHREWLTELNCLSLLHHENLVKLIGYCAESEYRLLVYEYMPKGSLENHLFKKGAQLMTWTTRTRIAVDVARGLSYLHSLDANVIYRDLKASNVLLDSEFNAKLSDFGLARAGPKGDRTHVSTRVIGTKGYAAPEYVATGRLTSKCDVYSYGVVLLELLSGKRALGDENVGGADETLVDWAKPFLNDKRKMLRIMDSRLGGQYPKKDAQFLAVLALRCLNTDPRNRPTMSEVVVTLEQLQASIVANRVLVEANKKKYSG